The DNA region CTGTAGTCCCATCTTGTACCGTATTACTTGAATCTCTCCAATGCGGTGAGTTTTTGCCTTTTCGTTCAGGATTTCACCTATTTGCGTAATCTTCATCTTTTCCTCCTTATAAAATAGTATCTGCCTCTGCGAGATTGCGCGGAAACAAGGGAATCCTTCGTATAACGGAATCATACGCTTTCTTCATTTGAGTTGCACAGGACATTGGCGATATCAATCCGGTTAATGTTCCCAACCCAGGACACAAAACTTTTTTTATCGTATTCTCATTGTCTTTATTAAACTTGTTAATTTCTATCAATGCAGCACGAAAAGCCAAATATGCATTTATTGTTTTAGATACATCTTCGGGCAATCTCATCGTGGGAGCAGATATTAAATATTTAACATCTTTATTTTTAGTTTTAATCACCAATGCACTTCCAACAGGAAGTTCACCGTAATAATCTTTTTGGATAGTCTTTTGTAATTTTTTCTGTAAATCCCATCCGAAGTAATGGCTGTACACCAAATCAATACCACCATCCATAAAACCAAAAGAGTTAGCCGGACTGACTATAGCATCTGCTTTTGCGTCAAATATATTTCCACAAGATACCTCAACATCTGAATACCCATTAAACACAGTAGCCCAGGCGTCTACTATTTCTTTAGATAAATCCCTCAATAAAATTTTGACATTCATTAATGAAATCCTCCTAAGAATTCGCAACATCGGTTTCTTTTTAAGACAAAAACCTATTTATCAGAACAATATATCTTTCAATAGCGCCTTACTTTTATTTTTCAAACTCTAATTTCTAAACCTTTTTTGCCAAAAGTGGCGAACGTTTACTATTTCCTTTCTGATAAAATGTTTGCAGCTGTTCTATTTCAAACCTCATTTTATCAACCAATTCCGGGGGACTTAAGACTTTAACCAGATGTCCCAGTGACAATACCCACCGCTGAATTTCCTGAAACTCAGTTGATCTAAAGCTAACTTGTACCGTGTTATCATCAAGGGCTTTCACTGTCTGTTTGGGATGAAACGTGGCTTCACTTGCAAAAGACGTAGCATCTTTCTGAAACAACAATTCAAAAAGATACATCTTATTATCAGCAGGATGGACATCCGCAGAATTTTTTATATGATCCTGAATATTGAAATTGACTGGAAGTTCAAAATAAGTACCTGTACCAAGCACTTTTTTGAACTTCTTTACAGAAAAAATACCCGATTTCCTATCATCGTTGCGATCAAGTGCAAGCAGGTAATAAATATGGTTCTGATAGAAAATATGTACAGGTTCAAGAGTTAGTGTAGAATATTTTCTATTTTCGGCAATCCAACATTGGGCTTTAATAACCTCTTTTTTAATAATGGCTGAATTTATTTCAGTAATAATATCATATTCGTATGAAATTCCAGGGTTAAAAAAATCACTGCCATCAAAATTGTTGACTGGTAAATCCTTATCATATTTGTCCGGGACTACCGCAAGCAGTTTCTGGAATATCTTTTTGAATTTTGCCTCATAAGAATCTTCATCTTCTTCACTGTAAAATCTGTAGTATTGTTTAATTATCTCAAGTTCGGCTTCTGTGAAAAGAATACTCTTAATAAAGAAATTGGGTTCCGTATAATAAAAGCCATTACGGTCACGGTCGAATTTCAAAGGAGCCTTGTATACATCACGTAAATAATCAATATCCCGGTTGATGGTACGGATACTGACTTCTAACTCCTTTGCTAAACCAGGGCAAGTGGGGTAGGAACCTAAACGGATTTTCTCATCAATTTTGAGTACCCGGCTAATTTGTATTTTTTTTTCGTTTTCCCCACCTTTCATTTGGCAATCCTCCTCTTTATAGTTGAAAATATAGCACAGCATCATGCCATATACTGTCAGGGTGAAAAAAATTTAAAAAGGCAAAATAAATTATTGCCATGACAGTATTTGGCATAGTACTTAGAGTATATTGAGTATGTATGTTATACAAGAGGAATAAGGTAGTGGGTTAAAATCGCAAAAAGTGAGTCATTATGACACATTTTTTAATAATGGCATTATTTTAGTCCAGAGTAATACGAGAATCCACCTGAAAAAATAAAAGGAGGTTGATCTTGGACGATGGTATAGGACCTGACATATCGATTTTATATAAACAGGCGAGTAGCTCCAACAGTCAGAGCGGGACTCTTATAAGGTCACGGTTGATGGTGCAAATCCATCCTCGCCTAAACTTTTTAGGTAGTATCAGGGTTAAATAAAATTGAAAGCACAATTAAACCAGGTGAGGACGAATGATAATGTATGTACAAGAATACCTTGATGATATTTCAGCGCAGAATATTTCTAAATACCTGCAATTATCAAATGAAAATGTGCTTGAAAATAATATAGCGTATTTCATGAGCTTTATTAAGAGAAATCATATCTGCACACAATATGTATGCACAACAACACGTGAAAAAGCATTGACATTTCTAAATAAATTGACAGACTATTTTAAGATAGAGTTTATCGATATTGATGAACTCTATAATGAAATAAAATGCAAAGCCACAATATTTATTCAGAGATCGTCCGAGTGGAACATAAAACCCATTACCTTGATCAGAAAAGGCACTGATCAATCAACCTTAAAATGCTATACCGCAAATACAATTTATACAAATTCATGGGGCTATAAATCAGAACAATCAGTTGCCAATATAGTTGTGAACAATGAAAGTGTTATTTGGATTAGTACTGAACATGAAATGCCCCAATATTTTATCTACAAGGATGGTATATTTTTTTGTGTAAAATACCGGCATAAGGAAATTAATATAAAAAGAAATCTTGTTTATACTTTTAGAGAAATGGGCAACATGGATAATTCAAAACCCGATGATATACTAAATAATTATGACAAAATATCAATTAGTCCTATTGAAACTACTATTAATTTATCAGGCTATTTCTTCAAAGGCTTTTTTTATAAAGGGTTGTTATTTGACCGATACTGGAAAAGTGATTTATCGATGATAAAAAACATAGAATTTCTGGGAGATTTTATAAAGGTTGAAATAGAAAATTTAACCTATCCACATAGTAATTATGTTTTATTGGATATTGATAATTGTAAAATTATTAACAAAATGTCATAATATAGCCTATACTATTTGTAAGGATTATACATATCGTCAAAATCCTTTAATTTAGGCAGCTCTTTTATGAGCATTTCGGGATTTGCTATTATATCATTACTGGTAACATCTAAATATTCAAGCTTTTTAAGGTTAGTAATCCAACTGGGAATTTCTGTAATCCAGGTGCTATGAAGATTGAGGATTTTCAATTTTGTTAAATTCCCTATAAAATCAGGTAATGTTTTAAGTTTATTATGACTTATATCCAGCTCTGTTAAATCCTTTAGTTCGCCAATAAAATCAGGAATCCTGCCAAAAGAACTGAGACTGACTTTCCTTAACGTTTTAAGATTTTTCATTGACACTGGAAAACAAAAGTCGGGGGTAATGCTAGTGTAAATAGTTAAACATTTAAGAGATTTAAAATTACCAAAATAATCAGGCAAGCTGGTTAATCGCGTTTCTGCAATAAAAAAATCCTTTAATGATAAAAGGTTCCCAAATGATTCCGGTAGAAAAGAAAACCATGAACCCGGCCCTATTTTTTCTTCCAGTACGGGATGGTTATGTCTTTCCCAAAGCGTGAATAATTCGAGAGAACAAAGTTCGCCAAATGTCTCCGGTAAAGTTCTTAGCTTGTTTTCCGATAGCCTGATTTCTTTTAATTTTTTAAGACCACCAATTGAATCCGGTAATTCCGTTAATTCGTTACAACTTAGGTCTAATAAGGTCAACTCGGGAAAATGACCGATCCATTTTGGCAATTGGATAAGGTTATTGCAGGTTAAATCAAGTTTATTTATCCAAGGCACGCCAGCTAATTCTTCCGGCAATTCGTTGATATAGAGAAATGACAAATCCAAATTTTTATAGTGCTTTTTTTTGCACCGATCTATTCGATGTAAAAATTCCTTTCGATTAAGTTCATTCTGTTTTTCAACAAGGGCAGGGAGATGTTTTATGTCATAACCACGGGTCTCTATTCGTTTAAGTTTAGGTAATTCAAGTATACTCTGCGGGACTTCTTTTAAGTCAACTATACTGATATCCAATACTTCCAGCGTGGTAAGTTTGCTGATAAAAGATGGAACCCTTTTAACGCCGGTGTTATCAAGAACCAACTTTTTTAAATGCGTTAAATTGGTCAAACTGTCGGGCAATTTTCGAATCTTCTGATTTGTACTGAGGTCAAGAATCTTTAAACTTTCCAGTTCACCAATCCATTCAGGCAAAACTCTAATATCCGTACATATTACAGAAAGGCTTGTAAGCCATGTTAATTGCCTGATTTCTTCGGGGAATAGATTAAGATATAAATCATAGCCAATTTCGAGGGATTTTTCATGTTGTTCTCGACATTTCTCGATTTTCTGAAGAGCTTCAAGTATTGCGTCTTTTTGCTTAATCAAAGCCTTTTCATTTTTCTTCTTCATTATGTACCTCCACGTTGGAGATTTGTACCCTCCATCAGGTCTTTACAATAAAATACACCACATAATATGACAAATAATGTCATGGCTTGATCTTTTTGATAAGAAAAATAATTATCTCTCCCCACACTCCAAACTTAGGACGAATAAATAAGCCGCTTTGGTAAAAAAGCAGATCGTTCATTTTCCGTCAACCGACTCCAGTATCTCCAGGGCCCGCTTAAATTCAAACTCCTGCATTTGCTGAATCAGCTCCCCACCTTCCTTGAGCGGAAAGCTTGCGCGTATTTCGTCAATCAGCTTAAGGCTCCCGGCATTCCCCGCCGCCAGCAAAGGCCTGAGCCGCCCCGCCAGTTCCCGTATCTTCACCGGGTCCGCTACTTGCAACGCCGACTTTAGTCGGAGAGTTCCCCGCCCAGGGGGCTCCCCGATCAAAGCCGATGCCGGAAATTCCTCCGTAAAGGCGCCATCCCCGCCGCTACCGGCCCCTTTTCTGTCTCCCGCCGGAATCAGGGT from Treponema primitia ZAS-2 includes:
- a CDS encoding macro domain-containing protein, coding for MNVKILLRDLSKEIVDAWATVFNGYSDVEVSCGNIFDAKADAIVSPANSFGFMDGGIDLVYSHYFGWDLQKKLQKTIQKDYYGELPVGSALVIKTKNKDVKYLISAPTMRLPEDVSKTINAYLAFRAALIEINKFNKDNENTIKKVLCPGLGTLTGLISPMSCATQMKKAYDSVIRRIPLFPRNLAEADTIL
- a CDS encoding helix-turn-helix transcriptional regulator, with amino-acid sequence MKGGENEKKIQISRVLKIDEKIRLGSYPTCPGLAKELEVSIRTINRDIDYLRDVYKAPLKFDRDRNGFYYTEPNFFIKSILFTEAELEIIKQYYRFYSEEDEDSYEAKFKKIFQKLLAVVPDKYDKDLPVNNFDGSDFFNPGISYEYDIITEINSAIIKKEVIKAQCWIAENRKYSTLTLEPVHIFYQNHIYYLLALDRNDDRKSGIFSVKKFKKVLGTGTYFELPVNFNIQDHIKNSADVHPADNKMYLFELLFQKDATSFASEATFHPKQTVKALDDNTVQVSFRSTEFQEIQRWVLSLGHLVKVLSPPELVDKMRFEIEQLQTFYQKGNSKRSPLLAKKV
- a CDS encoding leucine-rich repeat domain-containing protein produces the protein MKKKNEKALIKQKDAILEALQKIEKCREQHEKSLEIGYDLYLNLFPEEIRQLTWLTSLSVICTDIRVLPEWIGELESLKILDLSTNQKIRKLPDSLTNLTHLKKLVLDNTGVKRVPSFISKLTTLEVLDISIVDLKEVPQSILELPKLKRIETRGYDIKHLPALVEKQNELNRKEFLHRIDRCKKKHYKNLDLSFLYINELPEELAGVPWINKLDLTCNNLIQLPKWIGHFPELTLLDLSCNELTELPDSIGGLKKLKEIRLSENKLRTLPETFGELCSLELFTLWERHNHPVLEEKIGPGSWFSFLPESFGNLLSLKDFFIAETRLTSLPDYFGNFKSLKCLTIYTSITPDFCFPVSMKNLKTLRKVSLSSFGRIPDFIGELKDLTELDISHNKLKTLPDFIGNLTKLKILNLHSTWITEIPSWITNLKKLEYLDVTSNDIIANPEMLIKELPKLKDFDDMYNPYK